The genome window CGGCCAGTCGGCGTTGAGCACGCCGCCGTTATGGCCGAGTTCGGTCCACAGCTCTTCGGCAATGTGCGGCGCGAAGGGCGAGATGAGCAGAACGACTTTTTCGATGGCGTCGCGGAAGACCGCTTTGGCCTGGTCGGAGCTGTTCTCGGAAACCTTCAGTTCGTCGACCGCGTTCATCAGCTCCATGATGGTCGAAATCGCGGTATGGAAGTGGAAGGCGCCGTCGAGGTCGTGCGTAATCTTTTTGACCGATTCGTGCACTTTGCGGAACAAGTCGCGTTCCGGCTTGTCCATTGTATCCATGTCCGGCGTCGAGTCCTTAACCTCTTCGAGCAGGCCGTGGTTCTGCCAGACGCGGGTCCAGATGCGTTTGAGAAAACGGTAGGATCCTTCAACGGCGGAGTCGTTCCACTCGGCCTCTTTTTCGGGCGGGCCGATAAAGAGGGTGTAGAGGCGGACGGTGTCGGCGCCGTAGTTTTCAATCAGCTCGTTGGGGCTGACGACGTTGCCTTTGGATTTGGACATCTTGTAGAGGTTTCCGTCCGGGCCCTTTTTGCAGATCATACCCTGCGTGAAGAGCTTGGCGAACGGCTCGTCGAAGTCGATCAGGTCGAGGTCGTAAACGACTTTGGTGAAGAAGCGGGCGTAGAGCAGGTGCAGAATGGCGTGCTCAATGCCGCCGATATACTGGTCGACCGGCAGCCAGTTGTTGGCGGCGTGTGAGTCGATTGCTTTGGTGTCGTCCTGTGCGTTGAGGTAGCGCAGGAAGTACCAGCTCGAATCCACGAAGGTATCCATGGTGTCGGACTCGCGCCGCGCGGGCTCGCCGCATTTCGGGCAGCTGCAGTTCATGAACTCTTCGCTGGCAGCCAGCGGCGATTCGCCGGTCGGTTTGAATTCGACGTTTTCCGGCAGGCGGACGGGAAGGTCTTCGTCTTCGACCGGAACCATTCCGCAGCGATCGCAGTAGACGATCGGGATCGGCGCGCCCCAGTAGCGCTGGCGGGAAATCAGCCAGTCGCGCAGGCGGTAGTTGATGGTGCCTTTACCGAAGCCTTCGGCCTCGGCTTTTTTGACCATCGCTGCAATCGCTTCGCGGTTGGGCATGCCGGTGAACTCGCCGGAATCAAAGCAGGTGCCGTCTTCGGTGTAGGCATCGTCCATTTCGTCGAGCTTGAGCGTGCCTTCCGGGTTCTGGATCGAAAGCTTGATCGGCAGGTCGTATTTTTTCGCAAACGCCCAGTCGCGGGTGTCGTGTGCGGGGACCGCCATGACCGCGCCGGTTCCGTACATCAGTACGTAGTCGCCGACCCACAGCGGCACTTTGTCGCCGGTGTAGGGGTTGACCACAGTTCGGCCGGTGAAGACACCTTTCTTTTCGAGCGTGTCTGATTCGCGGTCTATATTCGTTAACTTTGCGCTCTCTTTAATGAAATTCAGGACATCCTGCTCCTGCGGGAGGCCGGCGACCATTTCTTTGAGCTGCGGGTATTCCGGCGCGACGGACATGTAGGTGCAGCCGTAAATGGTGTCGACGCGGGTGGTGAAGCAGGATACTACGTCAGACGAATCTTTTGCTCCGTCTTCGCGCGGAACGAGGGCGAAGTCGATTTCGGTTCCTTCGGAGCGACCGATCCAGTTGCGCTGCATGGTTTTCACGCGCTCCGGCCAGCCTTCGAGCTTGTCGAGATCGTCGAGCAGGCGGTGGGCGTAGTCGGTGATTTTGAAGAACCACTGTTCGAGGGCTTTCTGTTCAACCGTTGAATCGCAACGGTCGCAGGCGCCGTCGACGACCTGTTCGTTGGCCAGCACGGTGGCGCAGTCCGGGCACCAGTTGACGTTGCTTTTTTTCTTATAAGCCAGTCCGCGGTTGAACATCTGGATGAAGAGCCACTGGGTCCATTTGTAGTAGTTCGGCTCGCAGGAGGCGACCTCTTTGTCCCAGTCGTAGCAGCAGCCCCAGGCGGCGAGCTGTTCTTTCATCACGGCGATGTTGTTCATCGTGCTTTCGCGCGGCGGGGTGCCGGTTTTGATCGCGGCGTTTTCGGCCGGCAGGCCGAAGGCGTCCCAGCCCATCGGGGAGAGCACGTTGAAGCCGCGCATCTTTTTGTAGCGCACCACGGCATCGCCGATGATGTAGTTGCGGCCGTGGCCGACGTGCAGCTTGCCGGACGGATAGGGGAACATCATCAGGCAGTAATACTTGTTCGCGGTATCTGACAGATCGGTTTTAAAGGTGCCGGTGTCGGTCCACAGCTTCTGCCATTTCGATTCAATTTCTGAAAAAGGGTATTTCTCGTTCATCGTCGCTCCTCGTCATAAACCGCAACAGACTACGGATTTCGGAAAAAACCGCAAGCCGCAACACGTCCGCTTTGGTATTCGCTCGATCCGTTTCTGTGGGGGCGGCAGGAGGAGCTGACGCGGTTTTGTTTTCCAAACCATGGAAAAGTTCTGGAAAGATTTGGCCGGCTGATTCTTAATGAGAGAGTTGTTAGGAGGATTCTATGACGTTTAAAGGGGATAAAAAGGTGGGGCGCTGGCTGCTGGCCGATGGCGAAGAAAACCTCAAGCAATGGCTGCTGCCGAAGGTTCCGGCAAAAGTGGAAACCTACCATCTGACGTTATCCACTCTGCTTTGGTGTATGGGCATCATCCTGTTCAGCTTTCTGGCGCGTTATCAGATCCATTTCCTTTGGCTGGTTTCCTTCTTCATTTTTGCGCAATACATCACGGATCTTCTCGACGGCGCCATCGGCCGTCAGCGCAACACCGGTCTGGTCAAGTGGGGTTATTACATGGACCACTTTCTCGACTACATTTTTCTCTGTTCCATCCTGATCGGCTACGGATTGATGGTTGAAGATCACAATAAATACTTCCTGTTCTACATCCTCATGCTGTTCGGCGCATTCATGGTTAACTCGTTCCTTTCCTTTGCGGCGACCGGCAACTTCCGCATCAGCTATCTCGGCATCGGCCCGACCGAGATGCGCATCGTGTTCATTCTGGTGAACACCGTAATTATCCTGTTTCATGAACGGTTTGATATGACGCTGCTGCTGCCGATTACGCTCGCCGGCGCGACCTTCGGCCTGTTCGTGGTGGTCTATCAAACCCAGAAACAGCTTTGGAGGATTGATATGGAGGCCAAGCGCAATGCTGAAGAATAAACGCCTTCTTCTGGTCAGTTTGCTGTTCGTTGTTCTGGCCGGCGCGGTCCTCGGTCTGAAAGTTCTTTATCCGCA of Tichowtungia aerotolerans contains these proteins:
- a CDS encoding CDP-alcohol phosphatidyltransferase family protein; the protein is MTFKGDKKVGRWLLADGEENLKQWLLPKVPAKVETYHLTLSTLLWCMGIILFSFLARYQIHFLWLVSFFIFAQYITDLLDGAIGRQRNTGLVKWGYYMDHFLDYIFLCSILIGYGLMVEDHNKYFLFYILMLFGAFMVNSFLSFAATGNFRISYLGIGPTEMRIVFILVNTVIILFHERFDMTLLLPITLAGATFGLFVVVYQTQKQLWRIDMEAKRNAEE
- the leuS gene encoding leucine--tRNA ligase, with product MNEKYPFSEIESKWQKLWTDTGTFKTDLSDTANKYYCLMMFPYPSGKLHVGHGRNYIIGDAVVRYKKMRGFNVLSPMGWDAFGLPAENAAIKTGTPPRESTMNNIAVMKEQLAAWGCCYDWDKEVASCEPNYYKWTQWLFIQMFNRGLAYKKKSNVNWCPDCATVLANEQVVDGACDRCDSTVEQKALEQWFFKITDYAHRLLDDLDKLEGWPERVKTMQRNWIGRSEGTEIDFALVPREDGAKDSSDVVSCFTTRVDTIYGCTYMSVAPEYPQLKEMVAGLPQEQDVLNFIKESAKLTNIDRESDTLEKKGVFTGRTVVNPYTGDKVPLWVGDYVLMYGTGAVMAVPAHDTRDWAFAKKYDLPIKLSIQNPEGTLKLDEMDDAYTEDGTCFDSGEFTGMPNREAIAAMVKKAEAEGFGKGTINYRLRDWLISRQRYWGAPIPIVYCDRCGMVPVEDEDLPVRLPENVEFKPTGESPLAASEEFMNCSCPKCGEPARRESDTMDTFVDSSWYFLRYLNAQDDTKAIDSHAANNWLPVDQYIGGIEHAILHLLYARFFTKVVYDLDLIDFDEPFAKLFTQGMICKKGPDGNLYKMSKSKGNVVSPNELIENYGADTVRLYTLFIGPPEKEAEWNDSAVEGSYRFLKRIWTRVWQNHGLLEEVKDSTPDMDTMDKPERDLFRKVHESVKKITHDLDGAFHFHTAISTIMELMNAVDELKVSENSSDQAKAVFRDAIEKVVLLISPFAPHIAEELWTELGHNGGVLNADWPEVIEAALHRDEIQMALQVNGKVRGQIFVPSSASKDDIEKLAMEDEAVKKWTEGKTIRKVIVVPGRLVNIAVS